The bacterium genome contains the following window.
GAGACGTTTGAGGTCCGCCGCGACCTTCGCCGCCATATGTCTGGCGTGGGTGATCGTGAAGGTATCGGTCTCGGAGAACGTGTAGCTCGTCGTCATGGTCGTGTTCTATGCCTGGAAGGAGGAGCCGAAGACCTTCTGCCAGTAGTAGACGGTCTCCTGCTTGGTGGGGGCCGCGAGGGCCGCATCGATGGCGTCACCTGCGTCAAGAGCGGCATCAACGAGCGCATCCGCCTGCGAGGACGTGTAGAGGCGGCTCACGTTGTTCTTTGCGTTGACCGGGTCGATGATCTGAATGCGCTCCGAGAACGTGCCGCAAGCGGATGGGCTGTAGTAGTCCGAGAACACGAGGCGTTCGCGCAGGTCGGTTTTTGCGATGTAGGTGAAGAAGTTCTGGAGCGCCTCGGGATAGTCGGAGAAGGCGGAGCCCTGGTCCGAGAGCCTCGCGAGGATGAGCTCGATCATGAACGACTTCAGGCGGAAGCCTTCGTTCTCGCGCTTGGTCTTGCGTGCCCAGTACTTCACGAGCCGGACAACCTGGGCGAAGTCCTTGTCATGCTTGCCCTTGCGAGCCCCGACGAACTCCAGGTGCCGTGGGATGCAAGTTTCAAGGAGGGAGCCGTCTTCCTGGCTGACCAGGTTCCCGTACCAGTTCGGGTCGCCGCTGTACAAGATGGGTACGACGTCGACGTCAAGCCCCGAGGCACGAAACGACACCGTCACGCAGTAGGTCTGAGGCGTGATCTGGTCGGGGCTGAAGTTTGGGAACGCCGTCCGCAGACGCTCAGCGAGGTAGTCGAGGAGCTTGGCGACCTCCGTGGGGGCGTCGGCGCCTTCGATGTAGCACG
Protein-coding sequences here:
- a CDS encoding nucleotidyltransferase — translated: MARQHVDHADLASFAQDKVNLPQEKANEHRAQARRLREKLESYLEEHPDFSLKKMLVSGSLAKGTALRSLNDIDLACYIEGADAPTEVAKLLDYLAERLRTAFPNFSPDQITPQTYCVTVSFRASGLDVDVVPILYSGDPNWYGNLVSQEDGSLLETCIPRHLEFVGARKGKHDKDFAQVVRLVKYWARKTKRENEGFRLKSFMIELILARLSDQGSAFSDYPEALQNFFTYIAKTDLRERLVFSDYYSPSACGTFSERIQIIDPVNAKNNVSRLYTSSQADALVDAALDAGDAIDAALAAPTKQETVYYWQKVFGSSFQA